Genomic DNA from Pempheris klunzingeri isolate RE-2024b chromosome 22, fPemKlu1.hap1, whole genome shotgun sequence:
GATTGATGACTGATGGTAAAACTCTTTTTCTCGTCAGAATCTATGCAAACAGCTTCATGCAAAAATTGATGTTGTGGACGAGGAGAGATATGACTGTGAATCCAAAGTGAGCAAGCACAACAAAGATGTAAGTCTCTGAACACCCTCCTCCACTGAACACATTGTCTTCTTATTATCTCGCACACTGCAgtcaatattttaaaatgaaaaaaaataaatccttttcCTCTTTGGCTTGAAACCAGAGattaaaacagagaagaaatcaGTTGTTGAATGTACTTTATGTCCATATTTTGgcaacaacccccccccccaaagaaCTTGAAATAAtttatctaataataataataataatatttcagtCTTCAGCATATTTATACTTAAAAAACCTGACAGAAGAATGAGCACAAAGTGAACTTAGCAGTAGctggtttttgtgtttttctctcatatTTTGTCATCTTTTTAGATCCATGAGCTGAAGCTGAAGGTACAGGACCTTGGGGGCAAGTTTAAAAAACCTGCCCTGAGGAAGGTGAGGGTGTCTGCAGATGAGATGATGAGAGCTCTCCTGGGCTCCAAACACAAAGGCTCCATGGACCTGAGAGCAAACCTCAAGTCAGTGAAGAAAGAGGACGTCAAACAGGACAAGGTAACAAGAGTCCCAAAAGTCTCCAAACTTCTCCAGGTTTTGCCAGTAAGCAGGAAATATgaatttttctcatttctctcttcaACCCCAGGTGCTCACTACTGAAGTGGGTGACTGGCGTAAGAATGTGGAGGCCATGTCGGGCATGGAGGGCCGCAAGAAGATGTTCGACACAGGCGGCGGAGGACAGTGAAGCATTCTGTCAGGAGTCCTACAGGGAAATGGAGGATGTTTAGACATGGAGTACTTACCTGAGGACTGAAAGCTGTAGGAATTAAGCATAAACATGTATAACCCCTAGAACATCAGCTGTGCCTCCATTTGCTTGAGGCTTAATTTCTGTGCAATGACTCAAAGCACTTAAAGAAAAGTGTAGGATGAGTAGAGACccattgtgtctttttttttttattaccaaagattttgttttgttatgacATCTTTAGACAATTAAAGAGGATAAGAATAAACCAACTGTTTCAGCCTTTGATGGTTCCATATCTGTACTTGACTTTatcatgtttcattttactGGCACCCGTTGGTTTATGTGCGGCACGTAAGAGGATGGAAAGCAGCTTAACTCATGATGGATTAAAAAAGGAAGACGAGGAGGGGGCACAACAGGTGTTACCTACT
This window encodes:
- the LOC139221610 gene encoding troponin I, slow skeletal muscle-like is translated as MNPKGDKPKSKISASRKLSLKMLLLTRACEDLERERQEREEEKVRYLGEKLPPLQLAGLPMGELQNLCKQLHAKIDVVDEERYDCESKVSKHNKDIHELKLKVQDLGGKFKKPALRKVRVSADEMMRALLGSKHKGSMDLRANLKSVKKEDVKQDKVLTTEVGDWRKNVEAMSGMEGRKKMFDTGGGGQ